The nucleotide sequence CTCTTTCAAAATAGATCAATCTTCTTGACGAACAGAAATGTGAGACTAGCATTTAGAAATTGCTGCATATTGTGACAGATCATGCCCATATTACATGCAAGGTATGAGAGAAAAGACGTTTGTCTCCTGCTTTCTCTGCCTCGCCCTCATCACCACCTTCAGTGTAACTTCAGCTGCCGCAGCCAATGGTAGGTGAaattagagtgtgtgtgtgtgtgtgtgtgtgtgtgtgtgtgtgtgtgtgtgtgtgtgtgtgtgtgtcaatatcaatatcaatatgaagcttatatagcgcgtattccgtgggtacagttctaagcgcttgtcgaagagttgtcaacacaggactaacaaagaaactaacatctacagacggacacgaaccctatcacacactagcaaaccctgataaacatacaacaaacaactgtttaacaacaatgtacacatcaatagctaggtccaaacaaaataatattaaacacaaagaaaacacctctcacagagcacagcacaagaatgtcttttggggcacaacacgtgacatcacgtcgaacatgaaagtcgcagccagctacgggaagaactgagtcttcaacctactcttgaacgcgtcaagagaggggctctggcgaagctcaagcggcagggagttccagacggaggggcccgcggaggggaatgcacgctgaccagcagatgcgagtttcgagcgagggatgtgaaggcggagtgggtcagcagcagaacgaaggggacggtcggagggctgggtgtacaggtccagggaggattgaaggtactcgggagcagagtcgttgagacacttgtagaccagagtggacagtttgtaggagattcgggtgttgacagggagccagtgcaaggagcgaagtatgGGGaggatgtggtctcgcttcgtcttcctcaacgtcagcctggctgcagcgttctggactcgttgtaggccatgaatggatgaggcggggaggccagccagaagggagttgcagtagtccagacgactgaagatgagggagacaaccagcttgacacaggcgtcctgggtgaggtagcgacggatggaggcgatgcgtcgtaggtggaaaaagcaggtcttggtgatgaaggagatgtgtgtctgcatggagagagtggagtcgagaaagacgccaaggctcttgacagcaggggagaatggaacagtcgcgtcatccagctggaggtccgtcacagtgagggaagcaatcttctgtcgtgttccaacgagaagggcctccgtcttctcactgttcagcttcaacttgttctcagtcatccagttcttgatgtcagtgaaacaactggagatggatcccaggagatggtcaacgtcctccggcttggcgctgttctggagtgtgtgtatgtgttggccTACTTCTACGGACTATTTCTACGCCACACCCGTGTTCCGCGGACCCAAGAATTCAGCGGACGTCCGCTGAATTTGTTATGGCTGAATCACGTTCCACAGCCAATCTGGAGACCCCCTCAAAAGGCCCGCCAAAACTGCGATTTGTCCGCAAAAGTCGTAATTTTTAATCTTCGTGTGTTAACCTTCATACAAATCAAGCTTTGGCCACTCAGCTGTGAAGTGTTGTTTATTGGTTTTCACATCTACTTATTATCACCagttaaacaagaaattcctcggaggtaggaaaaacacccccgtcaaagggaaaataaccttctcagttggtggcagtgactgagtgagaatggttatttccctttgaccatgaagatgtccctctataagtccttgtataattttaatccaccaataactccctaaccgtgtgtttgactggtcccaatttttgtaaggaccgtctcaggaatgtatagaacctgttcaccaagtttggtgacgatcggtccgttcattcttgagatctatatgcgaacacaaacacacaaacaaacaaacaaacaaacaaacaaacaaacacatcgaccgaaacctatacacacccctataccgggggtgtaataaactgTCGCGATATAGcctaaccttgaacggttgaaaacgacgttaaacaccaaataaagaaagaaagaaagttaaatGAACAATCAGGGCACTCTGCTAATTACAAATCTGCTTTACTTTTTCTTCTAAACCGATTAGTAAATGAGTCCTCAAAAGTGGGGTCTTTTGGTGCTATTCCTTGAAAGTGCCTCAGTGTAACacttagtgagtgtgtgtgtgtgtgtgtgtgtgtgtatgtgtgtgtgtgtgtgtgtgtggagtgtgtgcgtgtctgtgtgtgtctgtgcagtgtgagtgtctgtgtgtgtctgtgtctgtgtgtgtgtctgtagacaTGAGTATGAAGAGATGAAACTTGAGGGGCATAAGTAGATTTTAGAAACGGTATCATGTATGCTTTATAAAGTCGCTTAGTATATGCTGAAATTATCAAATTTTACCAGGACCTAATGCAAAGGTGGGAACTTGTGCCATCGGTTACTATGGTTACAACTGTCGTCATCACTGCCACTGCAGAGACCCCGATCATTGTGACGTCACAGCTTATTGCCACGGAAACTGCGCAGACGGTTGGTCGGGACCAAGTTGTCAGTCACGTGAGTAATCGACCAGTGAAAGATGCAAGTTACTTCCCGCGTTGTTTTTGAAAAATCTACTTTTGGAATTTGATTCCCTATGATTGTGGGCACATTGACCTGTTGTCGTTTTATTTTCAGTAGAAGATTTGAACGGATCCCCATACTCAGCCGGAGTAGCTGTGCATTGTGGCAGCAAAGTAGCTTTGCATATTGTTGTCTCTGGTACTGATAGTAATAAatcggagggggaggggggatagagCTCGTTTGCACTTTCTTATTACTCAActtgtctgttgttgtttttggtttgtaGGTGCTTGTTTGCTTGGCTTGGTTTGATTTAtctatttgtattttttttcttgttgttgttgttgttgtttgctttgtgaAGAGTTGTTGGTTgatattatttgtttgtttgtggggtAGCCTATTGGTGGtgggatgttgttgttggttttttgggggttttttttgggggggaggggggtatttttgtgtgtgtttttgtgtgtgcttattttgatgtttcacaatttatgtataaatatggTTTATGATACGGAGGGAGTGGCAATGATTCGAAGCCAGACTTCTataaaagtaaattttgagtTGAAGTCGGAGTCGGATAATCTTAGCTCTTTTTTGGCAAATGTCACTGTTTATCTTCGTAATTCCTTGCAGAAAACTTAGCCTTTGGCATGCTGTCGAAAATTCGCTCCAATAACCCTGACCTGAGTTCAAGGTCAGCTTTTGACGGGAACAGTAGCACGTGCGTGACCTCTGCACCTGACAACCCTGGCTGGTTGAGAGTGGATCTTCAGACCAACACTGACGTTTACTACATCACACTGATTGTCGCAGGTTTGGTTctatcagagactgtagagtacacactCCATTCACTGCAATTCTCAGATTAAGACCAATGTCCTTACCATTGTTATAATTCTTATGTATCACTGAGCACTGACTCCAGTGGTATCGTATTAGCGGGTTACTTGTTTAAACAAAGCTCTTCCGGCAAAAGTACTGAGTTGTTATATTTTGCGCGGGGCTTGACAAAATATCATGTAGAATCAGCAGAGGTCCAATGGGGTCCTCTACTTTTCTTCACCCGAATGCTTACAAATCCTCCGAATACGGAATACGGCTGCCTATACTGCGGGGGGCTTGAAAACAGTCGTACACATAACCTTTAAATTTGGATGACAGAGACACCTTTTAGTCTTTACCAAGTGTCCCCGCGAGTAtgctcaacaacaaaagcaactgcttttctttttttcttctttttcttttgtgaaAAGAACAGAGTACCTAAGAttagcttttttttaatgaacCTCTGTTGATTGTTACTCAGTCTTTAATGCCATTCACCTTGGTTTTATGAAGGTCATTAGGGGGTGACATACCAGAAATGACGTGAGAATGGTCTAGTTCTAGTGTTGctggttgttttgttgttgtgggtttttttcttctaacaaACAACAGTCCTTAGCAGATACTTTAATGTTTATTAAACCCATTGAATTAAAACCATCAACACCACCagcacaacaacaactacagtgTTGTACATTTCAATATTTGTGCAGAAGGCACACCACCAAGAGGTTGGCAGGTGTTCGTCACAGAGTACAGTGAATTCTACACCCCCTGCGCCACCGTGCGCTCATACCAGTCGCACGTGCAAATGTCATGTGACTCGCCCGTCACAGGCCGTTACGTCACCGTCTTCAACCCGCATGGACCAATCACCGTGTGCGAGCTCCAAGTCTATGGTTAGTGATCGTTTTGTTCGATTTATTAGTATGCTGCAAATCAATGTTTATAAAGCTTCCTGATTAGTACGGGTGCTCTTTAATCGagtacagtacaatacagtacaatctCTGTTGAAAGACTCTATGTTTCACGACCACCTCTCTTTAAAGAACCTTGTTGCAAATGTGTATTTCTGTCAGTATGCAGAAGTGGTCTTGTTTGAAACGGCGAAAGGGAGGCCTATGACTTCGAAGAATGCTAAATTGTAAATTTCATTCTTCAAATAACTCTTGTAAATATGCGGCTTACTGTCCACAGAGAGAGTCCATTCATTATAATTTTGCCCTATATGAAGCCTAAAACATATCCTACAATGACTGTACCTCATCTCCTGTAGAATCAGATCTAATTCGGCATCTCCTGAATAATTAATTTGATTCTGAGTGAGCGTTTATTTGCAGAGTGTGCAGACTACTCGTTCGGTTCCCAATGCAATAAGACATGCCAGTTTGCCGACACCAGGGAAAGTGTAACCTAGTCTTATGCCTGATTGTTGACAGAGTGTGCAGACTACTCGTTCGGTTCCCAATGCAATAAGACATGCCAGTTTGCCGACACCAGGGAAAGTGTAACCTAGTCTTATGCCTGATTGTTGACAGAGTGTGCAGACTACTCGTTCGGTTCCCAATGCAATAAGACATGCCAGTTTGCCGACACCAGGGAAAGTGTAACCTAGTCTTATGCCTGATTGTTGACAGAGTGTGCAGACTACTCATTCGGTGCCCTGTGCAACAAGACGTGCCAGTGTGCCGACCCGGGGGAAGTGTGTCATCACATGTCGGGGCAGTGTCGTGCTTCTTGTCGTCCGGGCTTCACGGGCCGTGACTGTCAACAACGTGAGTTGGGCTGACCCGGACTGACAATGGCATGAAAAGACCAACACAGACGCGTACTGTGAATGGAAACAGACAAACCGAATGCATGCAGACAAAACACAGATAAAcggacacacacgcgcgcgggcACTAAGAATCACGCACGTGAGAGTCCACACACTCTTCCTCACACACAGCGGctgaccgaccgacagacagacggacagacagagagacggacaaactgacgacagatagacagacagactgcgactcactcacacacacacacacacacacacacacacacacacacacacacacacacacacacacacacacacactttttttgcaCAAAAATATCAAAACCTTAGAACTGTCCTGTGTTTCAGGCTGCAATATGACGTATGGCAGCAATTGCGTCACACCATGCGGCCACTGCAGGCAAGGTGTATCCTGTAATCCTGTGTCAGGAGCCTGTCCTGCCGACTGTCAGCCCGGTTGGACCGGAGGGAAGTGTGATCAAAGTAAGCAGTGTGTATGACTTCTCTTTTTCATTTCTGTAATTGATGTGACGTTAACATTTCAAACATAGGGCCTatcaccaaaaaaacaaaaacaaaactaaaccaGCAATAACATCTACAGCCCAAAAATGTAACCTAGTGCAAGacttaggggaagggctcctaatatggaccactttttgtttcttgctgataactagcttgttttcttgcgaagatgtttcattttgtgtttggtagtccttctctcttaggttaaccgttaggcctaattagagtgaaatagctttgatagatattcagcaaaaattaaatacagaaaacatcacaaatggtccatattaggagcctgggcgcctaatatggaccagtgaagcggccttcacgaatcactgtaaaaagccccctatacttcaaaataacatgatacaacttagtgtccatattaggagcccttcccctaaaaCTTGTAAATAATGCGCCTCACACTCCTTCCCGAGTAAAACGTTTGCCTCACCGTCCCCGATCTGgtgaggcttttacatgagataagaccattcctccacttggtcacttatgagcaaaaacaagtcgcgtgaagcgatataaaaacatttagtcaagctgtcggcatcaaagtaacagattaacataaaacaagtcgcgtaaggcgaaattactacatttagtcaagctgtggaactcacagaatgaaactgaacgcactgcatttttttacaatgaccgtagtccgccgcttgtgcaaaacggagtgaaactgacgagcctgtttagcgcggtagtggtttcgctgtgctgcatagcacgcttttttgtgcttctctttgttttaactttctgagcgtgtttttaatccaaacatatcatatctatatgtttttggaatcaggaaccgacaaggaatacgatcaaattgtttttaaatcgatttcagaaattta is from Littorina saxatilis isolate snail1 linkage group LG5, US_GU_Lsax_2.0, whole genome shotgun sequence and encodes:
- the LOC138966887 gene encoding multiple epidermal growth factor-like domains protein 6 isoform X2, which produces MQGMREKTFVSCFLCLALITTFSVTSAAAANGPNAKVGTCAIGYYGYNCRHHCHCRDPDHCDVTAYCHGNCADGWSGPSCQSQNLAFGMLSKIRSNNPDLSSRSAFDGNSSTCVTSAPDNPGWLRVDLQTNTDVYYITLIVAEGTPPRGWQVFVTEYSEFYTPCATVRSYQSHVQMSCDSPVTGRYVTVFNPHGPITVCELQVYECADYSFGALCNKTCQCADPGEVCHHMSGQCRASCRPGFTGRDCQQRCNMTYGSNCVTPCGHCRQGVSCNPVSGACPADCQPGWTGGKCDQRCESGRYGQNCAKRCGGCQDNAMCATVTGFCPGECESGLTGPRCDQGRHGPSCGFVCGQCFPGTTCNPVSGLCPKGCVSGWEGVFCNQECLSHHYGVNCQHECPHCLTSCNSKTGLCDVNGCKVGKRGKKCEHNCQGGHYGAGCKNRCGHCETGWCDIISGHCAHLWCQRGWDGAGCDRPCPPRMYGVNCSDACGNCDAGDICDPITGVCPGKCAERYYGDKCTTLAIYVDTTSQVSITLIASVLASFFFVVFVVCVCLCMKWKRDAGIVLV
- the LOC138966887 gene encoding multiple epidermal growth factor-like domains protein 6 isoform X1 — encoded protein: MQGMREKTFVSCFLCLALITTFSVTSAAAANGPNAKVGTCAIGYYGYNCRHHCHCRDPDHCDVTAYCHGNCADGWSGPSCQSQNLAFGMLSKIRSNNPDLSSRSAFDGNSSTCVTSAPDNPGWLRVDLQTNTDVYYITLIVAEGTPPRGWQVFVTEYSEFYTPCATVRSYQSHVQMSCDSPVTGRYVTVFNPHGPITVCELQVYECADYSFGALCNKTCQCADPGEVCHHMSGQCRASCRPGFTGRDCQQRCNMTYGSNCVTPCGHCRQGVSCNPVSGACPADCQPGWTGGKCDQRCESGRYGQNCAKRCGGCQDNAMCATVTGFCPGECESGLTGPRCDQGCAKGRHGPSCGFVCGQCFPGTTCNPVSGLCPKGCVSGWEGVFCNQECLSHHYGVNCQHECPHCLTSCNSKTGLCDVNGCKVGKRGKKCEHNCQGGHYGAGCKNRCGHCETGWCDIISGHCAHLWCQRGWDGAGCDRPCPPRMYGVNCSDACGNCDAGDICDPITGVCPGKCAERYYGDKCTTLAIYVDTTSQVSITLIASVLASFFFVVFVVCVCLCMKWKRDAGIVLV